The genomic stretch GATGTCCGCCACATGGATCCTGTCGGTCAATTCCTGGATGCAGACGCCTGCTGGGTACAGCATCAATGACCTTGGACAATTTGTTCCGGAAGACTGGTGGCAGATCGTCTTTAACCCGTCTTTCCCCTACCGATTGGTTCACATGGTTCTGGCCGCGTATCTGACAACGGCCCTTGTTGTGGGCGGTGTCGGAGGCCTGCACCTTTTGCGCAACCGCACAGATGCGCCCGCGCGTCGCATGTTTTCAATGGCGATGTGGATGCTGATCGTCGTGGCTCCGCTGCAAATCCTTGCGGGTGACTTACATGGGATCAACACGCTAGAGCACCAACCCGCCAAGGTCATGGCGATGGAGGGGCACTATGAAAGTCATCCCGATGGCGCGCCACTGATCCTGTTTGGCATCCCGAACCCTGGCGAAAAGCGGATCGACTACGCGTTGCAGATCCCCCAAGTATCAAGCCTTATCCTGAAACACGAATGGGGCGCATCGCTTGACGGGCTGGACACAATTCCGGACGAAAATGAGCCGCCTGTGTCGATTGTCTTCTGGAGTTTCCGTGTGATGGTCGGCCTTGGGTTTGCCATGCTGGGACTGGGCGCATGGGCCGCGTGGCGGCGCTATCGCGGGCGACTGTATGACACGCCAATGCTGCACCGCGCTGCCATGGTGATGGGACCAACGGGCTTTGTCGCCGTCTTGGCAGGCTGGATCACAACAGAAGTCGGACGCCAACCCTTCACGGTCTATGGCCTGCTGCGCACCGGCGACAGTCTGGCCCCTGTCGCGGCACCAGCTGTGGCTGCATCCCTGCTGGCGTTCATCTTGGTCTATTTCTTCGTCTTTGGCGCGGGCACGTTTTATCTGCTGCGCATGATGAACAAACCAGCCGGAACCGTACATCTTGGTCTCAAGGATGGCCCGATCCGGACAGCTGGGATTACGCCCATCATGCAGACCGACTCTGATGCAGTTCCAGGCGAATAAGGAGCACTACCATGTTTGAACTTTCCTTTATCTGGGCTGGAATCATTGCTTTCGCAGTCCTGACCTACGTGATCCTCGACGGGTTCGACCTTGGGGTCGGCATCCTTTTCCCTCTCGCCGATGGCGAGCGGGAAAAGGCGATGATGATGAACTCCGTCGCGCCCATCTGGGACGGAAATGAGACCTGGTTGGTGATGGGTGGTGGAGGGCTGTTTGCCGTTTTCCCGCTGGCCTACTCGGTCGTCATGCCGGCATTGTATATGCCGATCATCCTGATGTTGCTGGCCTTGATTTTTCGCGGCGTCGCCTTCGAATACCGTTGGCGCACCGAAAGATGGAAGCCAATTTGGGACATCGCTTTTTTCGGCGGCTCGATAGTTGCTGCGTTCATGCAAGGGATCGCATTGGGGGCATTGGTTCAGGGGATCGAAGTGGCGGACCGTGCCTATGCGGGCGGATGGTGGGATTGGTTGAGCCTGTTCTCTATCCTGACCGGGTTAGCCGTGGTTGTCGGCTATGCTTTGCTGGGCGCCACATGGATCATCCTGAAGACAGAAGGAAGCCTGCAGCGTCAGATGCAGAACCTCGCGTGGTGGCTCGGGGTAGGAACACTTGGCTTTATCGGTATCGTCAGCATCATGACCCCGTTTCAGGATCCGGAATACTTCAGCCGCTGGCTGAACCTGCCGGGCAGTATTTTTAGCGTGTTGATACCGGGTGCGGTTCTGGCCGCGGCTTGGGCGCTGTTCACAGGATTGAATGCAGGCAAAGATGGTCAACCATTTCTGGCTGCAATCAGCATCTTCGTGCTGTGTTTCATCGGCATCGGGATCAGCTTCTATCCCAATATTGTGCCACCCAGCCTTACAATTGCAGAGGCGGCAGCACCTGACAAAAGCTTGCGTTTTGCCTTGGTCGGCACTGTCGTTCTGGTACCAATGATCCTTGCCTACACGGCCTACGCCTATTGGGTCTTTCGTGGAAAAATTGATCCGGCTGAGGGGTATCATTGATGAATACTTCAACGTTTCACCAGATTGGTTGGTTTGTCGCGCTGTGGCTTATCAGCGTGCTTGCCCTCGGCATCGTTGCTTACGCGATACGCCTGGCAATCAACTCTTAAAACCCCCGCGCGGTATCGGTTTGAGATGCCGCGCCGTTTCCGGAACCAGGGTCCTGTCCCTAACATCGCATCAAGAGGAGACCCCAAATACGTATTTTCAGACTTCTGACTGCCTCTGCTCTTGCACTCGGTCTTGCGAGGACTGCCCAGGCAGAAGACCCGAACAAATTGATCACCATTCTAACAAGCCCGGAACCACAAACTCAGCTTATGGCAATGGTTCTGACCATGAACGCAATCAATGCGGGGGCTAACGCAGAGGTCCTTTTGTGTGGTCCAGCCGGGGACATCGCACTCCGTGATGCGCCTGCATCCGCGACTGCAGGCCAGCCACCAAGAGATGCAAGCCCGCAAGGCTTGATAAAAATGATGATGGCGCAAATGGGTCTCAAGGTGCAGGTCTGTGCGATCTATTTGCCAGCCAAGTCCGCGGACGCCTCTGTATTAATTGACGGTGTGACCGCAGCTGTGCCCGATGCGATGGGGGCCGCGATCGTCGCCCCCAATACATCGGTGATCAGCTTTTAAGGACCTATTCCGCCTTTGCATCCAACGGGTGCGGAGGCGCTTTATCCAGTATTGAAGCTTTCGATGAAGCCATTCTGCTGGGGCTTGCCCGGGTCGATTAATGCCAATCGACGTTGTTATCGCCAGCCCATTTTAAGATCGCGCGACTGGTTTTGTGGAGATTTGCTGCGAGTGCGAGCAATTGCTGC from Pseudosulfitobacter sp. DSM 107133 encodes the following:
- a CDS encoding cytochrome ubiquinol oxidase subunit I, translated to MFDGMTAETLARMQFAFTVSFHIIFPAFSIGVASFLAVLNGLWLQTRDDTYLTLFNYWKKIFAVAFGMGVVSGIVMSYQFGTNWSVFSDKTGPVLGPLMAYEVLSAFFLEAGFLGIMLFGRERVGDKLHMFATAMVAFGTLMSATWILSVNSWMQTPAGYSINDLGQFVPEDWWQIVFNPSFPYRLVHMVLAAYLTTALVVGGVGGLHLLRNRTDAPARRMFSMAMWMLIVVAPLQILAGDLHGINTLEHQPAKVMAMEGHYESHPDGAPLILFGIPNPGEKRIDYALQIPQVSSLILKHEWGASLDGLDTIPDENEPPVSIVFWSFRVMVGLGFAMLGLGAWAAWRRYRGRLYDTPMLHRAAMVMGPTGFVAVLAGWITTEVGRQPFTVYGLLRTGDSLAPVAAPAVAASLLAFILVYFFVFGAGTFYLLRMMNKPAGTVHLGLKDGPIRTAGITPIMQTDSDAVPGE
- the cydB gene encoding cytochrome d ubiquinol oxidase subunit II; translated protein: MFELSFIWAGIIAFAVLTYVILDGFDLGVGILFPLADGEREKAMMMNSVAPIWDGNETWLVMGGGGLFAVFPLAYSVVMPALYMPIILMLLALIFRGVAFEYRWRTERWKPIWDIAFFGGSIVAAFMQGIALGALVQGIEVADRAYAGGWWDWLSLFSILTGLAVVVGYALLGATWIILKTEGSLQRQMQNLAWWLGVGTLGFIGIVSIMTPFQDPEYFSRWLNLPGSIFSVLIPGAVLAAAWALFTGLNAGKDGQPFLAAISIFVLCFIGIGISFYPNIVPPSLTIAEAAAPDKSLRFALVGTVVLVPMILAYTAYAYWVFRGKIDPAEGYH
- a CDS encoding DUF2474 family protein, which produces MNTSTFHQIGWFVALWLISVLALGIVAYAIRLAINS